From Bradyrhizobium sp. 4:
GCGGTGCCGAGCGCGCTCGCCCACACCACATGCGCCGTCGTCGATTTCTCCGCCGCACTGGAGACCCCCGATGCTGCCGTCATCGCCATGTCCCAAGATTCCTGGGCGCCATCATGGCCAATCGCGATGGCGGTTGCAACTTGCGGGAGTGTTAGTTCTCCCCCAGATCACGATGCGAGATTTTTCGCGCCACGGCCTCCCACCGTCGTCCCGGCGAACGCCGGGACCCATAACCACAGGGAGGAGTTTGGCGAACACCCGTGCTCCGGTCCTGCGACCGCCCGGGATCAATAGATCACGCGGTGTGGGTCCCGGCCTTCGCCGGGACGACGCAGAGCCCTTTATTCGCCATTGACAAACTTATTCATCATTATCTAACTTGCTGTCACAACAACCAGCCGCGCCAAGCGGCCCATAAACGAGAGGGAACGACGATGAGAGGGCTTTTGGCCTGCGCCATGCTCGCGGCCATGACTTCGGCTGCCATGACCACCGTTGCGAACGCGCAAGTCTCCGACGACGCCGTGCGGATCGGCGTGCTTACGGATCTGTCGAGCTGGGGCCGCGACAACAGCGGGCCGGGCTCCGTCGAGGCTGCGAAAATGGCGGTGGAGGAATTCGGGCCCACCGTGCTCGGCAAGCCGATCGAGATCATCAGCGCCGACCACCAGATGAAGACCGACGTCGGCGTGCAGATCGTGCGCGGCTGGTTCGACAACGGCAAGGTCGATGCCGTCGTCGACATCCCCAACTCCGGCATCGCGATCGCCGTCCACAACATGGTGCGCGAGCGCAACAAGATTGCGCTGCTCTCCGGCCCCGGCGCGAGTTCGTTGACCGACGAGCTTTGCAGCCCGAACACCGTGCACTTCACCTACGATACCTACGCGCTGTCGAAGGTGACGGCATCCGCCGTAATCAAGGAAGGCGGAAAGTCCTGGTACTTCATCACCGCCGACTACGCCTTCGGCCAGCAGCTCGAGAAGGACGCCACGCGCTTCATCAACGAGATGGGCGGCAAGGTCTTGGGCGGCGTGAAGCACCCGACCAACACGGCCGATTTCTCCTCCTTTGCACTCCAGGCGCAAAGCTCCAAATCGGACGTCGTCGCCTTCGCCAATGCGGGCCAGGACACCGACAATGCGATCAAGCAGTCGGGCGAGTTCGGCCTGGTCCAGGG
This genomic window contains:
- a CDS encoding ABC transporter substrate-binding protein, which encodes MRGLLACAMLAAMTSAAMTTVANAQVSDDAVRIGVLTDLSSWGRDNSGPGSVEAAKMAVEEFGPTVLGKPIEIISADHQMKTDVGVQIVRGWFDNGKVDAVVDIPNSGIAIAVHNMVRERNKIALLSGPGASSLTDELCSPNTVHFTYDTYALSKVTASAVIKEGGKSWYFITADYAFGQQLEKDATRFINEMGGKVLGGVKHPTNTADFSSFALQAQSSKSDVVAFANAGQDTDNAIKQSGEFGLVQGGQKLVGLLMFDTDVHAIGLKSAQGTYMTTASYWNMDEATRAWSRKFYERTKVMPTMIQTGVYGSVLHYLKAIKAAGTDDPAKAMAKMRELPIEDTFVHGGRLREDGRVIRDMYLAKVKTPEQSKEPWDYLEIIKTVKGEDAFRPVSESKCPLLKK